Proteins from one Acidiphilium multivorum AIU301 genomic window:
- a CDS encoding PEP-CTERM sorting domain-containing protein (PEP-CTERM proteins occur, often in large numbers, in the proteomes of bacteria that also encode an exosortase, a predicted intramembrane cysteine proteinase. The presence of a PEP-CTERM domain at a protein's C-terminus predicts cleavage within the sorting domain, followed by covalent anchoring to some some component of the (usually Gram-negative) cell surface. Many PEP-CTERM proteins exhibit an unusual sequence composition that includes large numbers of potential glycosylation sites. Expression of one such protein has been shown restore the ability of a bacterium to form floc, a type of biofilm.), whose amino-acid sequence MLRAALLGAVACGAISLAGVATAHATPVSGTYNITVWQGYNPNPGSSTDPSQLANTSNTIFNNSNDKIANLTYTGPLNLYQGSGANNGYGNIQSFLQYGGTLSSVTFFNGATTLNTKMSSSGFNLTTVFEIQGYLSQPIYAGSINSDDGSSLYTDNLTKLVAGQANPQTATNPYSYSLPTGAFQILYVEANGAPAQLTMDATKVPEPGSLALLGTGLLGLGLISTRRRRKA is encoded by the coding sequence ATGCTCAGGGCTGCCCTGCTCGGGGCTGTGGCCTGCGGCGCGATCAGCCTCGCGGGCGTGGCCACGGCCCATGCGACGCCGGTCAGCGGGACGTACAACATCACCGTGTGGCAGGGATACAATCCCAACCCCGGTTCGAGCACCGATCCGTCGCAGCTCGCCAATACGAGCAACACGATTTTCAACAATAGCAACGACAAGATCGCGAACCTCACCTATACGGGCCCTCTCAACCTGTATCAGGGGTCAGGCGCCAATAACGGGTATGGCAATATTCAGAGCTTCCTGCAGTACGGCGGCACCCTGTCCTCCGTCACATTCTTCAACGGCGCAACGACTCTCAATACCAAGATGAGCTCGAGCGGGTTTAATCTGACGACCGTCTTTGAAATCCAGGGATATCTCTCCCAGCCGATCTATGCCGGTTCGATCAACAGCGACGATGGGTCGAGCCTTTACACCGACAACCTGACGAAACTGGTTGCCGGCCAGGCGAACCCGCAGACCGCCACCAACCCCTACAGCTACAGCCTGCCGACCGGGGCGTTCCAGATTCTTTATGTGGAGGCCAATGGCGCGCCGGCGCAGCTGACCATGGACGCGACGAAGGTTCCGGAGCCCGGCTCGCTCGCGCTGCTGGGGACCGGTCTTCTCGGCCTCGGGCTGATCAGCACGCGTCGGCGCCGCAAGGCCTGA
- a CDS encoding tyrosine-type recombinase/integrase → MLEDMAMRGLRSATQRDYIRFVQSFAAFLRRPPDTATAEDIRRFQVHQHESGVQPPTINCSVSALRFFFTVTLDRPDLSRRLVLARSPRKLPDVLSVDEVGRLLEAAPGIKYKAILGTAYGAGLRVSEVASLKVDDIDSTRMLIRVEQGKGRKDRNAMLSPQLLALLRLWWTEGKRRGVMLPHGWLFPGRSAADPVSTRQINRAVHEAAEAAGIRKRVSPHTLRHSFATHLLEQDVDIRVIQVLLGHSKLDTTALYARVATKTIRSVTSPLERLASLMEGKASTG, encoded by the coding sequence ATGCTCGAAGATATGGCGATGCGCGGCCTGCGATCGGCCACGCAGCGGGACTATATTCGCTTTGTTCAGAGCTTCGCGGCATTCCTCAGGCGGCCGCCGGACACGGCGACAGCTGAGGATATCCGTCGCTTTCAGGTTCACCAGCACGAGAGCGGGGTGCAACCGCCGACGATCAACTGCTCGGTTTCGGCGCTACGGTTTTTCTTCACGGTGACGCTCGATCGGCCGGACCTGTCGCGGCGCCTGGTCTTGGCGCGCTCGCCTCGCAAATTGCCGGATGTGCTGAGTGTCGATGAGGTCGGCCGGCTGCTCGAGGCTGCCCCCGGCATCAAGTACAAGGCCATTCTCGGTACCGCCTATGGCGCCGGCCTGCGCGTGTCGGAGGTGGCAAGCCTCAAGGTCGACGATATCGACAGCACGCGGATGCTGATCAGGGTCGAGCAGGGCAAGGGCCGCAAGGACCGCAACGCCATGCTTTCACCCCAGCTGCTCGCCCTGTTGCGGTTGTGGTGGACGGAAGGCAAACGCCGTGGCGTCATGCTGCCCCATGGCTGGCTGTTCCCCGGACGCAGTGCCGCCGATCCGGTCTCGACGCGACAGATCAACCGCGCGGTTCATGAGGCCGCGGAAGCGGCCGGGATCCGGAAGCGGGTCTCGCCCCACACGCTGCGCCATAGCTTCGCGACCCATCTTCTGGAGCAGGACGTCGATATCCGCGTGATCCAGGTGCTGCTGGGGCACAGCAAGCTCGATACGACCGCGCTCTACGCGCGTGTGGCGACCAAGACGATACGCTCGGTCACCAGTCCACTCGAGCGTTTGGCGTCACTGATGGAGGGCAAGGCATCCACCGGCTGA
- a CDS encoding IS91 family transposase, with the protein MDASLEVADIFRVAGPAYRASHAGQLSLHQLKVMSAIENCRTAALGGHVEACEDCGHRRIAYNSCRNRHCPKCQGAAARTWLAAREADLLPVGYFHVVFTVPAAIADIAFHNKAAVYDLLFHAAAKTMLTIAADPRHLGARIGITAVLHTWGSALTHHPHVHMIVPGGGISLDGERWISSRPAFLVPVRVLGKLFRRLFITGLIALHDQGRLAFFGDLAPLADRRTFLRHLSPVRSKRWVVYAKPPFSGPAAVLAYLSRYTHRIAISNRRLLAFDEASVIFRYKDYRRDGADRHQAMTLAADEFIRRFLIHVLPRGFHRIRHYGLLSATARKPNLVRARELLAAAPPSNNDEPDEPRDVRPPCPCCGGHMVIVETFARWCQPRAPPCPTTSTGRNSS; encoded by the coding sequence GTGGACGCCTCGCTCGAGGTCGCCGATATCTTCCGCGTCGCCGGCCCCGCTTATCGGGCCAGCCATGCCGGGCAGCTGAGCCTGCATCAGCTCAAGGTCATGTCGGCGATCGAGAATTGCCGCACCGCCGCCCTGGGCGGTCATGTCGAAGCCTGCGAGGACTGCGGCCATCGACGGATCGCTTATAACAGCTGCCGCAACCGGCACTGCCCAAAGTGCCAGGGTGCCGCCGCGCGCACCTGGCTCGCCGCGCGCGAGGCCGACCTGCTGCCGGTTGGATATTTCCATGTCGTCTTCACCGTGCCGGCCGCGATCGCCGACATCGCCTTCCACAACAAGGCTGCCGTCTATGACCTGCTGTTCCACGCCGCGGCCAAGACGATGCTGACGATTGCCGCCGATCCCCGGCATCTGGGCGCACGGATCGGCATCACCGCCGTGCTCCATACATGGGGGTCGGCACTGACCCACCACCCACACGTGCACATGATCGTGCCGGGCGGCGGCATCTCGCTCGACGGTGAGCGCTGGATCTCCTCGCGGCCGGCCTTCCTCGTGCCGGTGCGCGTCCTGGGCAAGTTGTTCCGCCGCCTGTTCATCACCGGCCTGATCGCGCTCCACGATCAAGGACGGCTTGCCTTCTTTGGCGACCTCGCACCACTCGCCGACCGGCGCACCTTTCTGCGCCACCTCTCGCCGGTCCGCAGCAAACGCTGGGTGGTTTACGCTAAGCCGCCCTTCAGCGGCCCCGCAGCGGTGCTTGCCTATCTCTCGCGCTATACCCACCGCATCGCCATCTCGAACCGGCGGCTGCTCGCCTTTGACGAAGCCAGCGTCATCTTCCGCTACAAGGATTATCGTCGCGATGGCGCCGACCGCCACCAGGCTATGACGCTCGCCGCCGACGAGTTCATCCGCCGCTTTCTGATCCACGTCCTGCCACGCGGCTTCCACCGCATCCGCCACTACGGCTTGCTCTCCGCCACGGCGCGCAAACCCAATCTCGTGCGCGCCCGAGAACTCCTCGCCGCCGCGCCGCCCTCCAACAACGATGAGCCCGATGAGCCTCGCGATGTTCGTCCGCCGTGCCCCTGCTGCGGCGGCCACATGGTCATCGTCGAGACGTTCGCCCGCTGGTGTCAGCCCAGGGCGCCGCCGTGTCCCACGACGTCAACCGGGAGAAATTCATCGTGA
- a CDS encoding peptide chain release factor 3, whose protein sequence is MSDELTTLAQDASPASTGAFPRRTFAIISHPDAGKTTLTEKLLLFGGAIREAGMVKARRERRNTRSDWMAIERQRGISVTSSVMTFTWHDVVFNLLDTPGHQDFSEDTYRTLTAVDAAVMVIDAARGIEAQTLKLFEVCRLRDIPIITFVNKIDREGQDPFSLLDEIANTLALDVCPLVWPVGMGGLFRGCWDIRANRPIGRVAPDGEPAEPVTIPDDQMADLRDAVELAGAYPAFDREAFLAGHLTPVVFGTALKDYGVLELLSLLAEHAPPPTTQRAEPHPVRADQKSVTGFVFKVQANMDPNHRDRIAFTRICSGRFQRGMKLLHVRTGKPMAIQAPIFFFAQDRSLAEEAFPGDIIGIPNHGSLRVGDTLTEGETLRFTGIPSFAPEILRRVVLTDPMKAKQLRRALEDLAEEGVAQVFRPMLGADWIVGVVGALQLDVLQARIDAEYKIPIRFEPAPYVTARWISCPDPKRLKDFIEANQSTLGHDRDDSPVFLARDTFSLRFTAERWPEITFATTHQSAS, encoded by the coding sequence ATGAGTGACGAATTGACAACGCTCGCGCAGGACGCTTCCCCCGCCAGCACCGGCGCCTTCCCCCGCCGCACCTTCGCGATCATCTCCCACCCCGACGCCGGCAAGACCACCCTCACCGAGAAGCTCCTCCTCTTCGGCGGCGCCATCCGCGAGGCCGGCATGGTCAAGGCCCGCCGCGAGCGCCGCAACACCCGCTCGGACTGGATGGCCATCGAACGCCAGCGCGGCATCTCCGTCACCTCCTCGGTCATGACCTTCACCTGGCACGACGTCGTCTTCAACCTGCTCGACACGCCAGGCCACCAGGACTTCTCCGAAGACACCTACCGCACCCTCACCGCGGTCGACGCCGCCGTCATGGTCATCGACGCCGCCCGCGGCATCGAGGCCCAGACCCTCAAGCTCTTCGAGGTCTGCCGCCTGCGCGACATCCCGATCATCACCTTCGTCAACAAGATCGACCGCGAAGGCCAGGACCCGTTTTCGCTCCTCGACGAAATCGCGAACACCCTGGCGCTCGACGTCTGCCCCCTCGTCTGGCCCGTCGGCATGGGCGGCCTCTTCCGCGGCTGCTGGGACATCCGCGCCAACCGCCCCATCGGCCGCGTCGCCCCGGATGGCGAACCCGCCGAACCCGTCACCATCCCCGACGACCAGATGGCCGACCTGCGCGATGCCGTCGAACTCGCCGGCGCCTACCCCGCCTTCGACCGCGAAGCCTTCCTCGCCGGCCACCTCACCCCCGTCGTCTTCGGCACCGCGCTGAAGGATTACGGCGTCCTCGAACTCCTCTCCCTCCTCGCCGAACACGCCCCGCCGCCCACCACCCAGCGCGCCGAACCCCACCCCGTCCGCGCGGATCAAAAATCCGTCACCGGCTTCGTCTTCAAGGTCCAGGCCAACATGGACCCCAACCACCGCGACCGCATCGCCTTCACCCGCATCTGCTCGGGCCGCTTCCAGCGCGGCATGAAACTGCTCCACGTCCGCACCGGCAAGCCGATGGCCATCCAGGCCCCGATCTTCTTCTTCGCCCAGGACCGCTCCCTCGCCGAGGAAGCCTTCCCCGGCGACATCATCGGCATCCCCAACCACGGCTCGCTGCGCGTGGGCGACACGCTGACCGAAGGCGAAACCCTCCGCTTCACCGGCATCCCGAGCTTCGCCCCCGAAATCCTCCGCCGCGTCGTCCTGACCGACCCGATGAAAGCCAAGCAGCTCCGCCGCGCCCTCGAAGACCTCGCCGAGGAAGGTGTCGCCCAGGTCTTCCGCCCGATGCTGGGTGCTGACTGGATCGTCGGCGTCGTCGGCGCCCTCCAGCTCGACGTCCTGCAAGCCCGCATCGACGCCGAATACAAGATCCCCATCCGCTTCGAACCCGCCCCCTACGTCACCGCCCGCTGGATTTCCTGCCCCGACCCCAAGCGCCTGAAAGACTTCATCGAAGCCAACCAGTCCACCCTCGGCCACGACCGCGACGACTCCCCCGTCTTCCTCGCCCGCGACACCTTCTCGCTCCGCTTCACCGCCGAACGCTGGCCCGAAATCACATTCGCCACCACCCACCAATCCGCCTCATAG
- a CDS encoding acetoin utilization protein AcuC, which translates to MSGTRKAVLIGAEVYRAAIAAPPHPLATMRAPVAEDLIRAMGWLAAGQYRTAPVAGRAALERFHDPAYLDALEAAERTQEVPAEARARFGIGAEGNPLHRAVYRRPATSAGGAMLAARLTAEGGVAHVPAAGNHHAWPARASGFCYINDAVLALMEWLDLGLERLVYLDLDAHHGDGVEAAFARDGRVTTISVHEAGRWPRTGGTSDAAAGVFNFAVPEGFCDAELAFLMEARIVPAIAAARPEGIVFLPGADALADDPMSRLALSNRGLWAALEAIRGLAPRLIVLGGGGYNPYALGRAWAGLWGVLNGHAVPETLPPAALDVLAGISYFRGQSRPRPAHWLTRLDDPPQAGLVRDEVRRLAA; encoded by the coding sequence ATGAGCGGGACGCGCAAGGCGGTGCTGATCGGGGCGGAGGTGTATCGGGCGGCGATCGCGGCGCCGCCGCATCCACTGGCGACGATGAGGGCGCCGGTGGCGGAGGATCTGATCCGGGCGATGGGGTGGCTGGCGGCGGGGCAGTATCGGACGGCGCCGGTGGCGGGGCGGGCGGCGCTGGAGCGGTTTCACGATCCGGCCTATCTCGACGCGCTGGAGGCGGCGGAGCGGACGCAGGAGGTGCCGGCGGAGGCGCGGGCGCGGTTCGGCATCGGGGCGGAGGGGAATCCGTTGCATCGCGCGGTGTATCGGCGGCCGGCGACCTCGGCGGGGGGCGCGATGCTGGCGGCACGGCTGACGGCGGAGGGCGGGGTCGCGCATGTGCCGGCGGCGGGGAACCATCATGCCTGGCCGGCGCGGGCGAGCGGGTTCTGCTATATCAACGACGCGGTGCTGGCGCTGATGGAGTGGCTCGACCTCGGGCTGGAGCGGCTGGTCTATCTCGATCTCGACGCGCATCACGGCGATGGGGTGGAGGCGGCGTTCGCGCGCGATGGGCGAGTGACGACGATCAGCGTGCATGAGGCGGGGCGGTGGCCGCGGACGGGGGGGACGAGCGACGCGGCGGCGGGGGTGTTCAATTTTGCCGTGCCGGAGGGGTTCTGCGACGCGGAGCTGGCGTTCCTGATGGAGGCGCGGATCGTGCCGGCGATCGCGGCGGCGCGGCCGGAGGGGATCGTGTTCCTGCCGGGGGCGGATGCGCTGGCGGATGATCCGATGAGCCGGCTGGCGCTGTCGAACCGGGGGTTGTGGGCGGCGCTGGAGGCGATCCGCGGGCTGGCGCCGCGGCTGATCGTGCTCGGGGGTGGCGGGTATAACCCGTATGCGCTCGGGCGGGCCTGGGCGGGGTTGTGGGGCGTGCTGAACGGGCACGCGGTGCCGGAGACGCTGCCGCCGGCGGCCTTGGACGTGCTGGCGGGAATCAGCTATTTCCGCGGGCAGTCGCGGCCGAGGCCGGCGCACTGGCTCACCCGCCTCGACGATCCGCCGCAGGCGGGCCTGGTGCGGGACGAGGTGCGCCGCCTCGCCGCGTGA
- a CDS encoding DUF192 domain-containing protein translates to MRRWMGICLAAGIAGGSAVGVAAAAITGPQAKLPTETITIVNQHGKRFTFTVEKALTPKQQEIGLMFRKSVAADEGMIFPWNPPQVSEMWMKNTLVPLDMVFVGPHGTIRHIANETVPQSLRIISSHVKVAATIELQGGITAKDDIDVGDKVIGPQFGDDK, encoded by the coding sequence ATGAGACGCTGGATGGGAATTTGCCTTGCGGCCGGGATTGCTGGCGGATCGGCCGTCGGGGTGGCCGCGGCGGCGATCACCGGGCCGCAGGCGAAGCTGCCGACCGAGACGATCACCATCGTCAACCAGCACGGCAAGCGGTTCACCTTCACGGTGGAGAAGGCGCTGACGCCGAAGCAGCAGGAAATCGGGCTGATGTTCCGCAAGAGCGTGGCGGCGGACGAGGGGATGATCTTTCCGTGGAACCCGCCGCAGGTGTCCGAGATGTGGATGAAGAACACGCTGGTGCCGCTGGACATGGTGTTCGTCGGGCCGCACGGGACGATCCGGCATATCGCCAACGAGACGGTGCCGCAGAGCCTGCGGATCATTTCCAGCCATGTGAAGGTGGCGGCGACGATCGAATTGCAGGGCGGGATCACCGCGAAGGACGACATCGATGTCGGGGACAAGGTGATCGGGCCGCAATTCGGCGACGACAAGTGA
- a CDS encoding ETC complex I subunit translates to MNRARIYLPPKSAMQSGWAKTREWVLEFEPAMAKRIDPLMGWTGSGDMMASQVRLSFATREEAIAYAEKHGIAFDLEIPTERHRRPKAYADNFRADRRANWTH, encoded by the coding sequence ATGAATCGCGCCCGCATCTATCTGCCGCCGAAATCCGCCATGCAGTCCGGCTGGGCGAAGACGAGGGAATGGGTGCTGGAGTTCGAGCCGGCGATGGCGAAGCGGATCGACCCGCTGATGGGCTGGACCGGCAGCGGCGACATGATGGCGAGCCAGGTGCGGCTGAGCTTCGCGACCCGCGAGGAGGCCATCGCCTATGCGGAGAAGCATGGCATCGCCTTCGATCTCGAGATCCCGACCGAGCGGCACCGGCGGCCCAAGGCCTATGCCGACAATTTCCGCGCGGACCGGCGGGCGAACTGGACGCACTGA
- a CDS encoding ShlB/FhaC/HecB family protein yields the protein MTISCAAPARRPWLLPALLAAAVIGHARPAAAAAWSGSAVLAEAAAMPARPDGLRFTRDSADAASGNDGFTLTSPFGARQQVSYGIDDRAYGAYEETTLTDTVIGDGGERLSVSGGLARRRQGDRTDAGYAMTTGVSYRWRGATWGGTLRARLQRSDIGFGYGPVWLAPGGGRQRDVLLRCAGRRHDGGGTTSLAGTVMLGRGSAGFDPAAPGLARSDFAYGRLTLTRSTALPAGAVLTTAFCDQYGNGLLFNADRVSLGDLASADPALAPISPASRGVLAGQQAVFPLGAAGGLRMLRGGVFWNVARTAQPAGAGMPGSRAMMTAAGVEMRSRLFRRVSIDADLGWERLNAGNGPRNRPFGRFAVSLVF from the coding sequence ATGACGATTTCCTGTGCCGCTCCGGCGCGCCGGCCGTGGCTGCTGCCTGCCCTGCTGGCGGCGGCCGTGATCGGCCACGCGCGGCCGGCCGCGGCGGCCGCCTGGTCGGGCTCGGCGGTGCTGGCCGAGGCGGCGGCGATGCCCGCGCGGCCGGACGGGCTGCGCTTCACCCGCGATTCGGCGGATGCGGCCAGCGGCAATGACGGCTTCACCCTGACCTCGCCGTTCGGGGCCCGGCAGCAGGTCAGCTACGGCATCGATGACCGCGCCTACGGCGCCTATGAAGAGACGACGCTGACCGACACCGTCATCGGCGATGGCGGGGAGCGCCTCAGCGTGTCTGGCGGGCTGGCGCGGCGGCGCCAGGGGGACAGGACGGATGCCGGCTACGCCATGACGACCGGCGTTTCCTATCGCTGGCGCGGCGCCACCTGGGGCGGAACGCTGCGGGCGCGGCTGCAACGGTCGGATATCGGGTTCGGGTATGGGCCGGTCTGGCTCGCGCCGGGCGGTGGGCGGCAGCGCGACGTTCTGCTGCGCTGCGCCGGGCGGCGGCACGATGGCGGCGGGACGACGAGCCTCGCCGGCACGGTGATGCTGGGGCGCGGCAGCGCCGGGTTCGACCCCGCCGCGCCGGGGCTCGCCCGCTCCGATTTCGCCTATGGCCGGCTGACGCTGACGCGCAGCACCGCCCTGCCGGCGGGCGCCGTGCTGACCACGGCGTTTTGCGACCAGTACGGCAACGGCCTGCTGTTCAATGCCGATCGCGTCAGCCTCGGCGATCTCGCCAGCGCCGATCCGGCCCTCGCGCCGATTTCGCCGGCGAGCCGCGGCGTGCTGGCCGGGCAGCAGGCGGTGTTTCCGCTCGGGGCGGCGGGCGGCCTGCGGATGCTGCGCGGCGGCGTGTTCTGGAATGTCGCGCGCACCGCGCAGCCGGCCGGCGCCGGGATGCCCGGCAGCCGCGCGATGATGACGGCGGCGGGGGTCGAGATGCGCTCGCGGCTGTTCCGCCGGGTGTCGATCGATGCCGATCTCGGCTGGGAACGGCTGAACGCGGGCAACGGGCCGCGCAACCGCCCGTTCGGACGGTTCGCGGTCTCGCTGGTGTTCTGA
- a CDS encoding glycine betaine ABC transporter substrate-binding protein translates to MLARTLRLSALCAAAIAIAPAPARAQPPAACRTIRLGHGGWLDNQVQNAVFGAIVAPFGYQVRIEPARLKTIYHRLADGRLDVYLQDWRPDNWMSSVTAIRDSDVARKRIAVAGTDLSGARHTLAVPAYLYRAGLKDFADIHKFAGQLDHTIYGIEPDNVGDRQLLSMIRHNTDGLGGFHLVQAGAGGMLRALAAKIRHHEPILFLGWQPDAMNVEYRIRYLGGGAAAFGHDQGAARSLILTRAGYAAQCPAIGGLLHRFRLPVRAESRMMYDIQVKREAVGPVAAAWIAAHPAWLKRMRAPLASPARG, encoded by the coding sequence ATGCTTGCACGAACCCTGCGACTGTCCGCCCTTTGCGCCGCCGCCATCGCGATCGCCCCGGCCCCGGCGCGGGCGCAGCCGCCAGCCGCCTGCCGCACGATCCGCCTCGGCCATGGCGGATGGCTCGACAACCAGGTGCAGAACGCCGTCTTCGGCGCCATCGTGGCACCCTTCGGCTACCAGGTGAGGATCGAGCCCGCCCGCCTCAAGACGATCTACCATCGCCTCGCCGACGGCCGGCTCGACGTCTACCTGCAGGACTGGCGGCCCGATAACTGGATGTCATCGGTCACCGCGATCCGGGATTCCGATGTCGCCCGCAAGCGCATCGCCGTCGCCGGGACCGACCTGTCCGGCGCCCGCCACACCCTCGCGGTGCCGGCCTATCTCTACCGCGCCGGCCTGAAGGACTTCGCGGACATCCACAAGTTCGCCGGCCAGCTCGACCACACGATCTACGGCATCGAGCCCGACAATGTCGGTGACCGTCAGCTGCTGTCGATGATCCGCCACAACACCGACGGCCTCGGCGGCTTCCACCTCGTGCAGGCCGGCGCCGGCGGCATGCTGCGGGCGCTGGCGGCGAAGATCCGCCACCACGAGCCGATCCTGTTCCTCGGCTGGCAGCCCGACGCGATGAACGTCGAATACCGCATCCGCTACCTCGGCGGCGGCGCCGCCGCCTTCGGCCACGACCAGGGGGCGGCGCGAAGCCTGATCCTGACGCGCGCCGGCTACGCCGCGCAATGCCCCGCCATCGGCGGCCTGCTGCACCGCTTCCGCCTGCCGGTCCGGGCGGAAAGCCGCATGATGTATGACATCCAGGTCAAGCGCGAGGCCGTCGGGCCGGTCGCCGCGGCATGGATCGCCGCGCATCCGGCCTGGCTGAAGCGGATGCGCGCGCCACTCGCCTCTCCCGCGCGCGGCTGA
- a CDS encoding beta/alpha barrel domain-containing protein — MTRLDAKLARIRAGKYRPSDFIIADAKDGDMGPSITAAGPKRERDGSWTRHRTRAEFLDQVRAIVAQDIVDIMLVSASNLEVLAAQGTFAGSAVKPAIRANDTTDIWRMRGATYHLAASRPFRTADLAQAARLTDLGLYSMTFCNDIETDLAALDAFAAFRADARAAGFTYFLEVFNPNIACGIDPEQIPFYVNDCIHRCLAGVMQADRPQFLKIPYNGPKALEELASYDPSLIVGVLGGSAGTTRDTFELLHQAERYGARVALFGRKINLAEDPLAIVSLMREVASGAVSPEEAVKAYHGTLQAQGIAPTRPLADDLLITEAPLRQH; from the coding sequence ATGACCCGCCTCGATGCCAAGCTCGCCCGGATCCGCGCGGGGAAGTACCGGCCCAGCGACTTCATCATCGCCGATGCGAAGGACGGCGACATGGGACCGAGCATCACCGCGGCGGGGCCGAAGCGCGAGCGCGACGGCAGCTGGACCCGCCACCGCACCAGGGCCGAGTTCCTCGACCAGGTCAGGGCGATCGTCGCGCAGGACATCGTCGATATCATGCTCGTCTCGGCCTCCAACCTCGAAGTGCTGGCGGCGCAGGGCACGTTCGCCGGCAGCGCGGTGAAACCCGCCATCCGCGCGAACGACACGACCGACATCTGGCGGATGCGCGGCGCCACCTATCACCTTGCGGCGTCGCGTCCGTTCCGCACCGCCGACCTCGCCCAGGCCGCGCGCCTCACCGATCTCGGCCTGTATTCGATGACGTTCTGCAACGATATCGAGACCGACCTCGCCGCGCTGGACGCGTTCGCCGCGTTCCGCGCCGATGCGCGGGCGGCCGGCTTCACCTATTTCCTCGAAGTGTTCAACCCGAACATCGCCTGCGGCATCGACCCGGAACAGATCCCCTTCTACGTCAATGACTGCATTCATCGCTGCCTCGCCGGCGTGATGCAGGCGGACCGGCCGCAATTCCTCAAGATCCCCTATAACGGCCCGAAAGCGCTCGAGGAGCTGGCGTCGTACGATCCGTCGCTGATCGTCGGCGTGCTCGGCGGCAGCGCCGGCACCACGCGCGACACGTTCGAACTGCTGCACCAGGCGGAACGGTACGGCGCGCGCGTCGCGCTGTTCGGCCGCAAGATCAACCTCGCCGAGGATCCGCTCGCCATAGTGTCGCTGATGCGCGAGGTCGCCAGCGGCGCGGTCTCGCCGGAGGAGGCGGTGAAGGCCTATCACGGCACGCTGCAGGCACAGGGGATCGCGCCGACGCGCCCGCTCGCCGACGACCTGCTGATCACGGAAGCCCCCCTCAGGCAGCACTGA